GCCAGAACGCGAAGAAGATCCAGGTCTCCACGGCCAGGTTGGTCATCAGGTACAGGCACAGCACGGCAGAGACCACCGGCACCACCTTGCCGAACGGGACGCGGAAGGCAGGCTTCAGGTCCGGGCGCTTCTTGCGGAGCACCAGGATGCCCAGGCTGACCACCACGAACGCGGACAGCGTGCCGATGTTGATCATCTCCTCGAGCAGGTCCACGTTGGTGAGGCCTGCCACCAGGGCAACCGCGGTGCCGCAGATGATCTGGAGTCGGACCGGAGTGGAACGTTTGTCGCTGGTCTTGGACAGCGCGCGCGGCAGCAGGCCGTCACGGCTCATGGCCAGCACCACGCGGGACAGGCCCATGAGGAGCACCATGATCACGGTGGTCAGGCCCACCAGGGAACCAAAGGCAATGACCTTGGCGGCGGACGTGTCGCCCACGGCTTCGAAGGCGGTGGTGAGGGTGGGGCTCTTGGCCTGGGCCAGCTGCGTGTAGGACACCATGCCGGTCAGGGCCAAGGAGACCAGGATGTAGAGCAGCGTCACCAGGGCCAGGCCGCCGAAGATGCCGCGGGGCAGGGTCTTCTGCGGGTTCTTCACTTCCTCGGCGGAGGTGGCCACCACGTCGAAGCCGATAAAGGCGAAGAACACCAGGGCGGCACCGGCAAAGATGCCCATGGTGCCGTACTGGGCCGGGGCAGCGCCGGTCAGGAAGCCGAAGAACGACTGCTTCAGGACGTCAGCGGCGCCGGTGCCCGCGGTCGGCTCGGCCGCGGGAACGAACGGGGTGTAGTTTTCGAACTTCACGTAGGTGAAGCCCACCACGATCACGAACAGGACCACGGCGATCTTGATCAGCGTGAAAATGTTGCCCACCCGTGCGGAGAGCTTGGTGCCCAGCACCAGCAGCACGGTGAAGATGGCCACGATCAGGAACGCGCCCCAGTAGAGGTCCACGCCGCCCAGCGAGATGGCTGGCGGGATGTCCAGGCCCGTCAGGGCAAACACCTTGCTGAGGTAGATGCCCCAGTATTTGGCGATCACGGCCGCTGCCGTGAAGAGTTCAAGGATCAGGTTCCAGCCGATGATCCAGGCAAGGAGTTCGCCCATGGTGGCGTAGGTGAAGACGTAGGCCGACCCCGCCACGGGGATGGCGGTGGCGAACTCGGCGTAGCACATGATGGCCAGCGCGCAGGTGACGGCGGCAATGGCGAAGGAGAGCGTCACGGCGGGACCGGCAAAGTTGGCCGCCGCCTTGGCACCGACCGAGAAGATGCCGGCGCCGACAGCAACGGCGACGCCCATGATCATGAGGTCCCAGGTGCTGAGGGAACGCTTAAGCTTGCGTCCGGGCTCATCGGCGTCGGCGATCGACTGCTCGATGGATTTTGTCCGCAGAAGGTTCATTTGGGGGTCACAATCCTGGTTTGTGAGGGAAACAGACCTATCAACGATACGGTCCATCCACTGGACGGTCCCAATTGTCCCGAATAGTGAGACGCCCTTACGGCCGAACATTCTTCTGTGAACGACCTCGGGGCCCTCCGATTGGAGAGCCCCGAGGCGTTGTTGGTCGAACTTCCTAGGACGGCCAATCCATCAGCATTGACCGGATCAGGAAGCGTTTACCCTCAGGCGCTTCAACGGAAAATCCGCTGCCCCGGCCCGGTACGACATCGACGGTCAGGTGGGTGTGGCTCCAGTAGTTGAACTGCTCCCTGGACATCCAGAATTCCAGTGGCCGGGGCTGCAGCCCGTCCGCCAGGTCGAACAGCCCCAGCAGCACGTCCGAGTCACCCGTGATGAAGTCCCCTGCCGGATAGCACATGGGCGACGACCCGTCGCAGCAGCCGCCGGACTGGTGGAACATGAGCGGTCCGTGCCTGTCCCACAGCATCCGGAGCAGGTCCACGGCAGCCGGCGTGAGCGCCACCCGGGAAAAGTCTTCCCCGGGCAGCGTCACGGCGGCAGCCAACCCTTCAGCGGGCATCAGAACCTCAGCACCACGCGGCCGTCGATCTTGGCGTGCTTCATCTCGTCGAAAACCGCGTTGACCTCGGACAGCTCCCGCACGGACACCGTGGGATGGATCTTTCCGCGGGCATAGAAGTCCAGGGCTTCTTCAAGATCCTGCCGGGTGCCCACGATGGAACCGCGGACGGTCAGTCCCTTGAGCACTATATCGAAGATCGGAGCCGGAAAGTCCCCCGGGGGCAGCCCGTTGAACACGATGGTTCCGCCGCGCCGGGCCATGCCGATGGCCTGTCCGAACGCCGACGGGTGCACCGCCGTAACCAGCACTCCATGGCAGCCTCCCGTTTCCCGCTGGATCACTTCGGCCGGGTCCTCGTGCAGCGCGTTGACCGTGAGTTCGGCGCCATGGGCTTTGGCCAGGGCCAGTTTGTCGTCGGCGATGTCCACGGCGGCGACACGAAGCCCCATGGCCACGGCATACTGCACGGCTATGTGCCCCAGGCCGCCGATGCCCGATATGGTGACCCACTGCCCCGGCCGGGTCTCGGTCATCTTCAGGCCCTTGTAGACGGTGACGCCGGCGCACAGCACCGGCGCCACCTCGACGGGGTCGGATCCCGCCGGTATCCGGGCCGCGAACCGCGAGTCCACCAACATGTATTCGCCGAAGGAGCCGTCCACGCTGTAGCCGCCGTTCTGCTGCGCCTCGCACAGTGTTTCCCACCCGGTGCGGCAGTACTGGCAGTCGCCGCAGGCTGACCACAGCCAGGCGTTGCCCACCAGGTCACCGATGGCGAGGTCGGTGACACCGTCGCCGAGGGCCACCACTTCGCCCACGCCCTCATGGCCGGGAACAAATGGAGGGGATGGTTTGACCGGCCAGTCGCCTTCCGCGGCGTGGAGGTCGGTGTGGCAGACGCCGGTGGTCAGGACCTTGACCAGCGCCTGTCCGGGCCCCGGCTGGGGAATGGCGATGTCCTTGACCTTCAGGTCGGTGCCGAATTCGGTTACTACTGCTGCTTGCATTGTCGTCGTCATTGGCGAAATCCTTGCGTCGTTGTAGTGGTACGGGCTGGCCTAGAAGAAGCCCAGCTTGTTTTCGTCGTAGCTGACCAGCAGGTTCTTGGTCTGCTGGTAGTGGTCCAGCATCATGGCGTGGTTCTCACGCCCGATGCCCGAGGACTTGTAGCCGCCGAACGCGGCACCTGCCGGGTAGGCGTGGTAGTTGTTGATCCAGACGCGGCCGGCCTGGATTTCGCGGCCCGCCCGGTAGGCAACGTTGCCGCTGCGGGACCAGACGCCGGCGCCCAGTCCGTACAGGGTGTCGTTGGCGATGCCCATGGCGTCGTTGTAGTCACTGAACCGAGTCACGGCCACCACGGGGCCAAAGATTTCCTCCTGGAAGATCCGCATCCGGTTGTGGCCTTCGAACACGGTGGGCTGGACGTAGAAACCACCGGCGAGGTCGCCGGGGAGTTCGGCCCGCGCACCGCCCGTTAGCACCTTGGCGCCTTCCTGCTTTCCGATGTCGATGTAGGACAGGATCTTTTCCAGCTGGTCGTTGGAAGCCTGGGCGCCCACCTGCGTTTCCGTGTCCAGCGGGTTGCCCTGGATCATCTTTTCCACCCGTGCCACGGCGTCGGCCATGAAGGAGTCGTAAATGTCCTCCTGGACCAGCGCCCGTGACGGGCACGTGCAGACTTCACCCTGGTTGAAGGCGAACAGCGCAAAGCCCTCCTGTGCCTTGTCGTAGAAGGCGTCGTTTTCCTGGGCAACATCGTTGAAGAAGATGTTCGGGCTCTTGCCGCCCAGTTCCAAGGTGACGGGGATGAGGTTCTGGCTGGCGTACTGGCTGATCAGCCGCCCGGTGGTGGTCTCACCGGTGAACGCGATCTTCCGGATCCGGGAACTGGACGCCAGCGGCTTGCCGGCCTCCACGCCGAAGCCATTGACCACGTTGACCACACCGGCGGGCAGCAGGTCCGCGATGAGCTCCATCAGCACCAGGATGGACGACGGCGTCTGCTCGGCCGGCTTGAGCACCACGGTGTTGCCGGCAGCGAGCGCGGGCGCCAGCTTCCAGACCGCCATCAGGATGGGGAAGTTCCAGGGGATGATCTGGCCCACCACGCCGAGCGGCTCGTGGAAGTGGTACGCAGTGGTGTTGTCATCGAGCTGGGAGAGGCTGCCCTCCTGCGCCCGGACCGCGGAGGCGAAGTAGCGGAAGTGGTCCGAGGCCAGGGGCAGGTCGGCGTTGAGGGTTTCCCGGACCGGCTTGCCGTTGTCCCAGGTTTCGGCGACGGCGAGCATCTCGAGGTTCTCGTCGATGCGGTCGGCGATCTTATTCAGGATGGCGGCCCGTTCTGCCACGGACGTCTTGCCCCACGAAGGTGCGGCCTTGTGTGCCGCGTCCAGGGCCAGTTCGATGTCCTCGGCGGTGCCGCGGGCCACCTCGCAGAACGCCTTGCCGGTCACCGGGGTGATGTTCTCGAAGTACTGGCCCTTCACGGGGGCCACCCATTCGCCCCCAATCCAGTTCTCGTACCGGTCCTTGAAGGTGACCTTCGAACCGTCGGTTCCCGGCTGTGCGTAAACGGTCATGTGCTTAGCTCCTTTGCTGTGCAGAAGGCTGGCCCATAAGGGCGCTCGCCGATGAAGCCAGCGTAGGAGCAGGGAGGTTGCAGCAAGGTTGCAACGATGCGACGCAGGTCACAACAGGTGCCGGTGAGCCGGCTTTCAGGCGCGGAGTTCGGCTTCCAGCCGTTCCAGGTCGGCCACGACGGCGGCCCGCTTGGGTGAGCGCGGCGGCAGGAGGCGGAGCGCGGCACGGCGGATGCCGACGTCGTCCCTCGCCTCAGGCAGCGCAGCGTACTTGAGCAGGGACTCGGCGCTGCCATCCGTGAGGACAGCTTCCCGGAGCAGGGACGAAACCCTGTTCCTCAGGTCCACGATGCCGGGCGCCTCGGAGCGCGGAAGCACCTCGCCGCGGTATATCT
This window of the Pseudarthrobacter defluvii genome carries:
- a CDS encoding APC family permease, whose protein sequence is MNLLRTKSIEQSIADADEPGRKLKRSLSTWDLMIMGVAVAVGAGIFSVGAKAAANFAGPAVTLSFAIAAVTCALAIMCYAEFATAIPVAGSAYVFTYATMGELLAWIIGWNLILELFTAAAVIAKYWGIYLSKVFALTGLDIPPAISLGGVDLYWGAFLIVAIFTVLLVLGTKLSARVGNIFTLIKIAVVLFVIVVGFTYVKFENYTPFVPAAEPTAGTGAADVLKQSFFGFLTGAAPAQYGTMGIFAGAALVFFAFIGFDVVATSAEEVKNPQKTLPRGIFGGLALVTLLYILVSLALTGMVSYTQLAQAKSPTLTTAFEAVGDTSAAKVIAFGSLVGLTTVIMVLLMGLSRVVLAMSRDGLLPRALSKTSDKRSTPVRLQIICGTAVALVAGLTNVDLLEEMINIGTLSAFVVVSLGILVLRKKRPDLKPAFRVPFGKVVPVVSAVLCLYLMTNLAVETWIFFAFWLVLGLAIYFAYGQRHSRLNERFAEANATVNGTAGKASHTAAEPDDEDELSRT
- a CDS encoding DUF779 domain-containing protein, yielding MPAEGLAAAVTLPGEDFSRVALTPAAVDLLRMLWDRHGPLMFHQSGGCCDGSSPMCYPAGDFITGDSDVLLGLFDLADGLQPRPLEFWMSREQFNYWSHTHLTVDVVPGRGSGFSVEAPEGKRFLIRSMLMDWPS
- the adhP gene encoding alcohol dehydrogenase AdhP, producing the protein MTTTMQAAVVTEFGTDLKVKDIAIPQPGPGQALVKVLTTGVCHTDLHAAEGDWPVKPSPPFVPGHEGVGEVVALGDGVTDLAIGDLVGNAWLWSACGDCQYCRTGWETLCEAQQNGGYSVDGSFGEYMLVDSRFAARIPAGSDPVEVAPVLCAGVTVYKGLKMTETRPGQWVTISGIGGLGHIAVQYAVAMGLRVAAVDIADDKLALAKAHGAELTVNALHEDPAEVIQRETGGCHGVLVTAVHPSAFGQAIGMARRGGTIVFNGLPPGDFPAPIFDIVLKGLTVRGSIVGTRQDLEEALDFYARGKIHPTVSVRELSEVNAVFDEMKHAKIDGRVVLRF
- the exaC gene encoding acetaldehyde dehydrogenase ExaC — protein: MTVYAQPGTDGSKVTFKDRYENWIGGEWVAPVKGQYFENITPVTGKAFCEVARGTAEDIELALDAAHKAAPSWGKTSVAERAAILNKIADRIDENLEMLAVAETWDNGKPVRETLNADLPLASDHFRYFASAVRAQEGSLSQLDDNTTAYHFHEPLGVVGQIIPWNFPILMAVWKLAPALAAGNTVVLKPAEQTPSSILVLMELIADLLPAGVVNVVNGFGVEAGKPLASSSRIRKIAFTGETTTGRLISQYASQNLIPVTLELGGKSPNIFFNDVAQENDAFYDKAQEGFALFAFNQGEVCTCPSRALVQEDIYDSFMADAVARVEKMIQGNPLDTETQVGAQASNDQLEKILSYIDIGKQEGAKVLTGGARAELPGDLAGGFYVQPTVFEGHNRMRIFQEEIFGPVVAVTRFSDYNDAMGIANDTLYGLGAGVWSRSGNVAYRAGREIQAGRVWINNYHAYPAGAAFGGYKSSGIGRENHAMMLDHYQQTKNLLVSYDENKLGFF